A region of uncultured Carboxylicivirga sp. DNA encodes the following proteins:
- a CDS encoding DegT/DnrJ/EryC1/StrS family aminotransferase encodes MIKFLDIQKITESFQPELSESVHKVIDKGWYLLGEETQKFEKEYAEFIGSEYCIGVGNGLDALRLIFKAYITMGVMKEGDEVIVPANTYIASILAITDNKLKPVLVEPDINSYNLDISLVEKAISPKTKAIMVVHLYGQACWSEQLEKIAKNYQLKIVEDNAQAAGAVVSNSSLKIHHSKHKRTGALGDAAGHSFYPGKNLGALGDGGSVTTNDPELEQVIRALANYGSKEKYVNEYQGLNSRLDEIQAAVLRVKLKRLDQDNQRRREIATFYLDNIKHPDIILPSTINHQLSTINSLDHVWHLFVIRHPDRNGLQDYLSKNGVQTLIHYPMPPNKQLAFREWNSMNFPITNRIHDEVLSLPISQIMKMEDVNIVVESLNDLKL; translated from the coding sequence ATGATTAAGTTTCTTGATATACAAAAAATAACGGAAAGTTTTCAGCCAGAACTCTCTGAATCTGTTCATAAAGTTATTGATAAAGGATGGTATCTGCTTGGAGAGGAGACGCAGAAGTTTGAAAAAGAATATGCAGAGTTCATCGGATCTGAGTATTGTATTGGTGTTGGTAATGGATTAGATGCTTTACGGCTTATATTTAAAGCATATATCACTATGGGAGTAATGAAGGAAGGTGACGAAGTGATTGTTCCGGCCAATACCTATATCGCTTCTATATTAGCTATAACTGATAATAAATTGAAGCCTGTCTTAGTAGAACCAGATATCAATAGCTATAATCTAGACATCAGCCTTGTTGAAAAAGCTATAAGTCCAAAAACAAAAGCCATAATGGTTGTTCATCTTTATGGACAGGCCTGCTGGTCTGAACAATTGGAAAAAATAGCTAAGAATTATCAGTTAAAAATTGTTGAGGATAATGCTCAGGCAGCCGGTGCAGTTGTATCCAACTCATCACTTAAAATTCATCACTCTAAACATAAACGCACAGGCGCTTTAGGAGATGCTGCGGGCCATAGCTTTTACCCGGGTAAAAATTTAGGAGCTTTGGGAGATGGAGGATCAGTTACGACTAATGATCCCGAATTGGAGCAAGTTATCAGGGCCCTAGCAAATTATGGTAGTAAAGAAAAATATGTGAATGAATATCAAGGGTTAAATTCACGTCTGGATGAGATACAAGCTGCTGTTCTTCGAGTTAAATTGAAGCGTTTGGATCAGGATAATCAACGTCGTAGGGAAATAGCGACCTTTTACCTGGATAACATCAAACATCCCGATATAATACTACCATCAACCATCAACCATCAACTATCGACCATCAACTCTTTAGATCACGTTTGGCATTTATTTGTGATCAGGCATCCTGATAGGAATGGTTTACAGGACTATTTATCTAAAAATGGTGTACAGACATTAATCCACTATCCAATGCCTCCTAATAAACAATTAGCATTTAGAGAATGGAATAGTATGAATTTTCCGATTACAAATAGAATTCATGATGAAGTACTTAGCTTACCTATTAGTCAGATTATGAAAATGGAGGATGTTAATATTGTCGTAGAGTCTCTTAATGATTTAAAACTTTAA